AACAACATTACTGAGCTTGATTGGCGGTTTGCGGTCTGTACAAGAGGGAAGTTTGAAGTTTTCAGGCGTAGAATTGTTTGGTGCTAGCCAGAATAAATTAGTGCAAATTCGGCGTAAGATTGGTTATATTTTTCAGGCTCACAACTTGCTGGGGTTTTTAACAGCTACGCAAAATGTGCAGATGGCTGTGGAATTGAATAATAATATTTCTCAAAGTGAAGCAATTGCTAAATCACAAACCATGCTTGGGGCTGTTGGTTTACAAGAGCGAGTTAATTACTACCCGGATAATCTTTCTGGTGGACAAAAACAAAGAATAGCGATCGCCCGCGCCCTAGTCAATAGTCCGCCATTGGTTCTAGCAGATGAACCAACAGCAGCTTTGGACAAACAATCCGGACGCGATGTCGTGGAAATCATGCAGGCGCTAGCCAAAGAACAAGGAACTTCTATCTTGTTAGTAACACACGACAACCGCATTTTGGACATCGCCGATCGCATCGTAGAAATGGAAGATGGTCTTTTAGTCCGTAATTCCCAAAGTGCAGTTACTGGTTACGATGCCAAATCATAATTCATAACTCATAACTCATAACTCATAACTCATAACTCATAAATATGTAGCTGCACCCTAAAAGTGTGATTCTGATTGAACACCAGACTACTTCTGCTGTGCTGGGGTATTTGGTTGGCGACTAGTGCGGAAAGTTACATTCACGCCTTCATTTGATTGTTCAAGTACGAGTAAAGGTGTGGGTTTAGCTTTTTGATCCCAATGCATACTAGCAATTCGCCCTTGAATTGTTGGTTGCCAAGTATCCTCATCATCAATTGGGCTGAGATAAGTTTCAATACAATCAATAATTTGGCTAATAGTAGCAGAAGTTGCTTGCGTGGGTAACTTCATTAACCGGATTTGAATGCGAAATAGTACTCGCTTTGCTGAGTTTGGTGGAGTTCCAGTTTCGTACTCCACATCAAACATTTCATCTACCTGCCGTCCCGCACTATTGGCAATTCCCAATGCTCCTTGTTGGGCTTGAGTTGGGCGTAGGGCTTGAGAAATTTTATCTTTGATCTTAATTTTAATTTGATTAACGATCGCAAAATGAAATACCTCTTCTGACATCCGCATTCTCAGATAATCGAGGTTAAAGTCCCGTGAATTCACCAAATCGGGATTCGTTTCCATTTTGCGGATTGATTCTAGGGCTAATTTCAACTTTTTCTCTAGTTCTCGCACCCGGAATCTTTCAAACTTGAGTTTTTTGTCTAATTGATTCGTCTGAACTTTCAAATATACAACCGCAGCAATAGCTACTAAAACTAATCCTCCAGAACCTAGAACCAAAGGTGGTGGTGTTTGAGCATCGCTTGCTGTTTGCTGGTGCTGGGTTGTCTTTTTTGGCTTTGCCCCTGAAGACTGGGCAATGAGCATAGAATTTAGCATGGTTGGCAAATAAAAACAATTGACTTATTATTTTTAGGATGCCCAAATCTTGGCTGCTATCTTGCTGTATTATTTGTATTTTTTACCTGCATATGTACAACGACTCAAACCTCACTCTTGGGCATCCCAGCAATCTCCAGCAACTATCTCAGGCTTCATCTACTTACTTGAGCAATATTCGTCTCATCGCCACAGATATGGATGGTACCCTGACAAAGGGAGGTAAATTTTCTGCCTCACTATTACAGGCTTTGGAAGATTTAACAGCAGCTAACATTCAAGTCCTAATTGTCACCGGACGTTCTGCTGGGTGGGTGAATGGATTGAGTTCTTTGTTGCCAGTTGCAGGTGCTATGGCAGAAAATGGTGGTTTATTCTATCTATCTGGAAGTGAGCAATTAATAGCTTTAACACCTATTCCAGACTTAGCAAAACATCGGCAGCATTTAACTTTAGTTTTTGAACAATTAAAAACTAAATTTCCTCAAATCAAAGAATCTAGTGATAATCGCTTTCGGATCACCGATTGGACATTTGATGTATCTAGTTTGAGTTTAGATGAACTACAAACTCTCAGTCATCTCTGTAAGCAAATGGGTTGGGGATTCACCTACAGCAACGTCCAGTGCCACATTAAACCACAAGGGCAAGATAAGGCAGTTGGATTATTGCAGGTATTGCGAGAATATTTTCCCAGCTACTCACTCGATCAAGTTGTTACCGTTGGCGATAGTCCCAATGATGAAAGTTTATTTGATCGGGGTTATTTTCCTTTGTCTGTGGGTGTAGCAAATGTCTTGCAATATGCCAATCAGTTGCAACATCAGCCTACTTATATTACTGCTGCGGCTGAAGGTGAAGGATTTTGTGAATTAGCTAATCATATTTTGACAAGCTTGTAAATATAGAGCAACAGTTTCAGGAATTACGCAACTGGCACACAGATTTACTGTGATGGCAGTCAATAGTCCAGAGTCAATAGTCTTTAAGCAAGATTTTTTGGACTATTGACTTTTGACCATTGACTGCCCAGATGAAAAAAATATGACACTTGCGTAAGTCCTAAGTTTTAAAGATGTCTAATATTTATGGTAAATAATTAGGTAAAACGGTTTGCGCGAGTTAAGGCATTGCTGAAGATTGCAATTATTACAAATAGCATCTTCTGAATGATTGCGAGCAAAACGATATCCTCTGGGATTGCTATTATTTTGGTAGTTTTTTCAGTTGGTTTACACCACCCTTAGTAAATTCAATTTGATAGGTCAAGATTTTAAATCTTGCTTGAACTGTTCCCAAGATACTGTGCCGTTTGTTTTTACATTTTCTAATTCAGCAAGTGCATCTTTAATATCTTCTTGATTCTGACTTTGACGAACATTTAAGAGTTCTAAGACATCTTCTAAAGTGTCTTCATAAGCTTGTTCTAGTCGTTCATTAATAGCTTTCAATAAAGCTTGTTTTTTATTGTTAGTTTCCATTTTTATACCTGTTGTCAAAAATTATTTACTGACTATTTGATAACATGACACCCTAACATCGTAGCATTCAGTGGTCGGGGTCAGCGGTCTAACACTGCGTGGGAGGGGACAAAAGCCCTTTTCTGTTATAGCCTGGATGGCTGGCTGTGTAAATAAGCCATTGGCTTCCAGGCTGTGGACAACTCAAGTTTGTTTAAGATGGAAGAACATAAACAATTATTGGGAGGAATCAATCGACATGTCTGTGATAGTTGCTAAATGGTCGATTGACGAATATCATCGCATGATTGAGGCTGGCATTTTGAGCGATCGCAAAGTTGAACTACTTCAAGGAGAAATTGTTGAAATGTCGCCAGAAGGGGAACCACATGCTTATTCTAGTGATGAAGCTGGTGAGTATCTAGCAAAGTTATTGGCTGGACGCGCTAAAGTTCGTCAAGCCAAGCCTATTACACTACCCAATGACTCGGAACCTGAACCAGATATTGCCATTGTCCAAGCTTTAGGACGCGAGTATCGAGAACATCATCCTTATCCAGAAAATATTTTCTGGTTAATTGAATATGCTAACTCCAGTTTAGAAAAAGATTTAGAAATAAAAAGCAAAATTTACGCACAAGCAGGGATTTCAGAATATTGGGTTGTTAATTTGAAAAAGCTACATTTAGTAGTTTTTCGAGAAATATTAGATGGAGAGTACGCAACAAAACGAACATTGACTGCGGGAATAATTCAACCGCTGGCATTTCCAAATGTTTCTGTTTCTGTGGAACAGATTATTAACAGCTAGTATAATTTTAGATTTTAGATTTTAGATTTTGGATTGGAATACTAGTTATTTTATTCTGAGCTTGGCTAAATATAAGGAATCGAAGATTTGAGCCGCGCTAAAATGCGATTGTCTGCATAGCAGTACCAAAATGCGATCGTTCAACACAGGGTTCAGTTTAGTTGTTTACAATTGTTAAGAGAGACATTCTGATTGCGGCTTATTGACAATTGCTTTAGATGTCTTCACAAAATATTCATAGCTGAGCAAATGTCTTTTTGAGCGATGGATGTCTGATTTGATTCTTCATTTACCTTTTTATTTGAGTAATTACCGCTTATGACACTACTGGGTGCGGAATGTGGGTTAGCTTATTTCCATCTGTCTGAAATCCTTCTTGTTGATTAAATCGTGAATA
Above is a window of Nostoc sp. UHCC 0702 DNA encoding:
- a CDS encoding HAD family phosphatase, which encodes MYNDSNLTLGHPSNLQQLSQASSTYLSNIRLIATDMDGTLTKGGKFSASLLQALEDLTAANIQVLIVTGRSAGWVNGLSSLLPVAGAMAENGGLFYLSGSEQLIALTPIPDLAKHRQHLTLVFEQLKTKFPQIKESSDNRFRITDWTFDVSSLSLDELQTLSHLCKQMGWGFTYSNVQCHIKPQGQDKAVGLLQVLREYFPSYSLDQVVTVGDSPNDESLFDRGYFPLSVGVANVLQYANQLQHQPTYITAAAEGEGFCELANHILTSL
- a CDS encoding DevA family ABC transporter ATP-binding protein — protein: MRQEPVIAIKSLNHYYGKGALKKQILFDINLEIYPGEIVIMTGPSGSGKTTLLSLIGGLRSVQEGSLKFSGVELFGASQNKLVQIRRKIGYIFQAHNLLGFLTATQNVQMAVELNNNISQSEAIAKSQTMLGAVGLQERVNYYPDNLSGGQKQRIAIARALVNSPPLVLADEPTAALDKQSGRDVVEIMQALAKEQGTSILLVTHDNRILDIADRIVEMEDGLLVRNSQSAVTGYDAKS
- a CDS encoding Uma2 family endonuclease, which translates into the protein MSVIVAKWSIDEYHRMIEAGILSDRKVELLQGEIVEMSPEGEPHAYSSDEAGEYLAKLLAGRAKVRQAKPITLPNDSEPEPDIAIVQALGREYREHHPYPENIFWLIEYANSSLEKDLEIKSKIYAQAGISEYWVVNLKKLHLVVFREILDGEYATKRTLTAGIIQPLAFPNVSVSVEQIINS